Part of the bacterium genome is shown below.
ACCGCGCTGATGAGCGTCGATCCGCTTCCGCCGAATGGTTCGACAATGAGGTCGCCACGCTTTGTGAGAACTTTGATGTAGGGGATGAGGATTTCGGGCGGCTTCGTTCCGAATATGATGCCTTGCCCTGAGGCTTTTTCGTCGTCCGCTTTATAGTCGATGAAATCGGTAGGACAGTTCTTTTTACCTTTCTCGTACGACTCCCAGTGGGCT
Proteins encoded:
- a CDS encoding DNA methyltransferase; the protein is AHWESYEKGKKNCPTDFIDYKADDEKASGQGIIFGTKPPEILIPYIKVLTKRGDLIVEPFGGSGSTLISAVRMQRRCYIMEKSPTYAQVILRRWEMETGKKPVKIN